Proteins from one Peromyscus eremicus unplaced genomic scaffold, PerEre_H2_v1 PerEre#2#chr22_unloc_1, whole genome shotgun sequence genomic window:
- the Nrtn gene encoding neurturin gives MRRWKAAALVSLVCSSLLSVWMCQEGLLLGHRLGPALAPLRRPPRTLDARIARLAQYRALLQGAPDAVELRELSPWAARAPGLRRRAGPRRRRARARSGARPCGLRELEVRVSELGLGYTSDETVLFRYCAGACEAAVRIYDLGLRRLRQRRRVRKERVRAHPCCRPTAYEDEVSFLDVHSRYHTLQELSARECACV, from the exons ATGAGGCGCTGGAAGGCGGCCGCCCTGGTGTCGCTCGTCTGCAGCTCCCTGCTGTCTGTCTGGATGTGCCAGGAGGGTCTGCTGCTGGGCCACCGCCTGGGACCCGCGCTCGCCCCGCTGCGACGCCCGCCACGCACCCTGGACGCGCGCATCGCCCGCCTGGCCCAGT ACCGGGCTCTGCTGCAGGGCGCCCCCGACGCCGTGGAGCTTCGAGAACTTTCCCCCTGGGCCGCGCGCGCCCCAGGCCTGCGCCGGCGAGCGGGTCCCCGACGCCGGCGCGCGCGGGCGCGGTCGGGCGCGCGGCCGTGCGGGCTGCGCGAGCTCGAGGTGCGCGTGAGCGAGCTGGGCCTGGGCTACACGTCGGACGAGACGGTGCTGTTCCGCTACTGCGCAGGCGCCTGCGAGGCGGCCGTGCGCATCTACGACCTGGGCCTGCGGCGCCTGCGCCAGCGGAGGCGCGTGCGCAAGGAGCGGGTGCGCGCGCACCCGTGCTGCCGCCCGACGGCCTACGAGGACGAGGTCTCCTTCCTGGACGTGCACAGCCGCTACCACACGCTGCAGGAGCTGTCGGCGCGGGAGTGCGCGTGCGTGTGA